The following coding sequences are from one Homalodisca vitripennis isolate AUS2020 chromosome 7, UT_GWSS_2.1, whole genome shotgun sequence window:
- the LOC124366216 gene encoding rap guanine nucleotide exchange factor 4 isoform X3, which produces MARAGWVLRTLLLNDAGGTLRDRKSAGGRLLVRRCASGSELVDWLMALDPQVCSRQLATGMWQALLEEGVVFHATAEHGFKDKCLLYQFWQDREGSTSIPSAQDIAEAEEHLDEALQELTRRAPDAMLRMILRKSSHDRTAEELETIYEELLQLKPLAHLSHSMKRELAAVIVFEAHCKAGTVLFQQGDEGKSWYIILRGSVDVVIHGKGTVTTLHEGEDFGKLALINDVPRAASIVLHEDNCHFLRVDKENFNRIMRDVEANTVRLKEHSKDVLVLERIQSSYSQFKYMVMAGTPQKMLEYLLETRVGTPGVSQDPALDDFLLTYIVFLPTRQLVTELARHYHTESSGHDKDFPLICKKRVVHFVYRWVLTIRHAVFEEAASLNFIEELAGEVEADCVGLQEEASLMHHVMSQLRRYQEERQASAGQKWKLPPAGQPISLFSGPTDGKTRTLIRPADDVIFRVYCADHTFCTLRFPINTSANEIKVSAADKLGLRHPREDLLLVELKSSGEKVTFRDAEISIPTALSLNGRLFVSPKDHLDALTLIPEQENPTEGMDFDMELFSTKELAYHMTLFDWDLFWSVHEYELLYQTFGRLRFSQITANLDVFLRRFNEIQYWVITELLLTPNLSKRVQILRKMIKLACYCKEYQNLNAFFAVVMGLSNVAVSRLSLTWEKLSSKSRKIFTELESLIDPSRNHRNYRSYVGKLQSPVIPFMPLLIKDMTFVHEGNKTLVDGLINFEKMHMLAQTMRTLRYCRSRHLVLEPPSPKNESEVRSYISCLRTIDNQRVLTALSQKLEPRRS; this is translated from the exons CTACAGCAGAGCATGGCTTCAAGGACAAGTGTTTGCTATACCAGTTCTGGCAGGACCGGGAAGGATCCACATCCATACCATCCGCCCAGGATATTGCAGAGGCAGAAGAACACCTGGATGAGGCCTTACAGGAGCTGACACGTCGAGCTCCTGATGCCATGCTGCGCATGATTCTTCGCAAGTC GAGTCATGATCGGACTGCAGAGGAGTTGGAGACCATTTACGAGGAGTTGCTGCAACTGAAGCCCTTGGCTCACCTCAGCCACTCCATGAAGAGGGAGTTGGCAGCAGTGATCGTGTTTGAGGCACACTGCAAGGCAGGGACTGTCC TGTTTCAGCAAGGTGACGAAGGCAAGTCGTGGTACATTATACTGCGAGGGTCAGTAGATGTCGTTATCCACGGTAAAGGCACGGTTACCACTCTACACGAAGGAGAAGACTTCGGCAAACTTGCTCTCATCAACGATGTCCCTAG AGCAGCGAGTATAGTCCTGCATGAGGACAACTGCCACTTCCTGCGAGTGGACAAGGAGAACTTCAACAGGATCATGAGAGATGTAGAGGCCAACACTGTTCGGCTGAAGGAGCACAGTAAGGACGTGTTAGTGCTGGAGCGGATACAGTCATCGTACTCGCAGTTCAA GTACATGGTGATGGCGGGGACACCACAGAAGATGTTGGAATATTTGTTGGAGACCCGAGTTGGGACGCCTGGTGTGTCCCAAGACCCAGCTCTGGACGACTTCCTGCTCACATACATCGTGTTCCTGCCCACCCGGCAACTGGTTACCGAACTGGCTAGGCA TTACCATACAGAGTCTTCTGGGCATGACAAAGACTTTCCCCTCATCTGCAAGAAGAGAGTGGTGCACTTTGTCTACAGATGGGTGCTGACAATCAGACATGCTGTCTTTGAGGAGGCAGCCTCCCTCAATTTTATAGAG GAGTTGGCGGGAGAGGTGGAGGCAGACTGTGTAGGTCTGCAAGAGGAGGCCAGCCTGATGCATCACGTCATGTCCCAATTGCGCCGTTACCAGGAGGAGCGACAAGCCTCTGCAGGCCAGAAGTGGAAGCTGCCCCCGGCCGGACAACCTATCAGCCTCTTCTCTGGTCCCACCGACGGCAAAACGAGGACACTCATACGACCAGCTGATGATG TGATATTCCGGGTGTACTGTGCGGACCATACGTTCTGCACATTGCGGTTTCCCATCAACACATCTGCCAATGAGATCAAGGTGTCAGCAGCCGACAAGCTCGGCCTGAGGCATCCCCGTGAGGATCTGCTGCTGGTAGAGCTCAAGAGTTCAGGGGAGAAGGTGACATTCAGGGATGCGGAGATCTCCATCCCCACGGCGCTCAGCTTGAATGGTCGCCTCTTTGTCAGTCCAAAGGATCACCTGGACGCTCTG ACACTGATCCCTGAGCAAGAGAATCCCACGGAAGGGATGGACTTTGACATGGAGCTGTTCAGCACCAAGGAACTGGCCTACCACATGACCCTTTTCGATTGGGATCTGTTCTGGAGTGTACATGAG TATGAGTTGTTGTACCAAACATTTGGTCGTCTCCGGTTCAGTCAGATCACAGCGAATCTGGACGTGTTTCTGCGACGGTTTAACGAGATTCAGTACTGGGTTATCACGGAACTGCTGCTCACCCCGAATCTCAGCAAACGAGTTCAGATTCTGCGGAAAATGATCAAACTCGCCTGCTA ctgCAAGGAGTACCAGAATCTCAATGCCTTCTTTGCTGTGGTGATGGGCCTGAGCAATGTTGCCGTCAGTCGTCTCTCACTCACCTGGGAGAAACTGTCGTCCAAGTCCCGCAAGATATTCACCGAACTGGAGAGTCTGATAGACCCTTCACGCAACCATCGAAACTACCGAAGCTACGTCGGCAAACTGCAGAGTCCTGTGATACCTTTCATGCCACTACTTATCAAAG ACATGACGTTTGTCCATGAAGGCAACAAGACCTTGGTCGATGGGTTGATCAACTTCGAGAAGATGCACATGTTGGCCCAGACGATGAGGACGCTCAGATACTGCAGATCAAGACATTTAg TATTGGAGCCTCCGTCGCCGAAAAACGAGTCAGAAGTGCGGTCATATATCAGCTGCTTGCGCACGATAGACAATCAGCGTGTGTTGACAGCTCTGTCCCAGAAGCTGGAGCCACGTAGATCGTAG